The proteins below are encoded in one region of Manis pentadactyla isolate mManPen7 chromosome 2, mManPen7.hap1, whole genome shotgun sequence:
- the CCDC169 gene encoding coiled-coil domain-containing protein 169, whose protein sequence is MATPPGGAALPQVRGGRQESLTMLLKQLEKEKRSLESQVKGNTRRQEQELKKRHSDIRYYGGVLLKTFSDFAVREDSAKVSGSYLVSKRQQMDQLPRMKENLVKMGRSPINQKTMNGKRGPVKNSSISNHLPKLSL, encoded by the exons ATGGCGACTCCTCCTGGTGGCGCTGCTCTTCCCCAGGTTCGGGGTGGCCGTCAG GAATCCTTGACTATGTTACTTAAacagctagaaaaagaaaaaaggagcctTGAAAGTCAAGTGAAAGGCAACACACGGAGACAAGAACAAGAGTTGAAG AAACGTCATTCTGATATAAGATACTATGGTGGTGTCCTGTTGAAAACCTTCAGTGACTTTGCAGTGCGTGAGGATTCAGCAAAG GTCTCTGGCTCATACCTAGTTTCTAAAAGGCAACAGATGGATCAACTGCCTAGAATGAAAGAGAATCTAGTGAAAAT GGGAAGAAGTCCAATTAATCAGAAGACAATGAATGGCAAGAGAGGACCAGTGAAAAATAGTTCAATATCAAACCATCTACCAAAACTCAGTCTGTGA